A genomic window from Gossypium hirsutum isolate 1008001.06 chromosome D10, Gossypium_hirsutum_v2.1, whole genome shotgun sequence includes:
- the LOC107916298 gene encoding CBL-interacting protein kinase 18, with amino-acid sequence METKGKIVMKKYELGRLLGQGNFAKVYYARNIETSQSVAIKVIDKEKVLKVGLIDHTKREISIMNLVKHPNILELYEVMASKTKIYFVMEYAKGGELFKKVFKRKLREDLARKYFQQLISAVDFCHSRGVYHRDLKPENLLLDENGDLKVSDFGLSALAESKHQDGLLHTSCGTPAYVAPEVINRKGYDGAKADIWSCGVILYVLLAGYLPFNDSNLIAMYRKISTANYKIPDWFSTEVTKLLSRIFNPNPKARIPIARIMATPWFRKGFNSKPIERKPETEQAPRDLAAVLGSETNYNAFEAKKLTNLNAFDIISSSSGFDLSGLFTKNDEKKKEIQFTSMHTASAITSKLEDIAESLKLKVKMKNGGLLKMEGSNRGRKGALAIDAEIFEFTPSFHLVEIRKCSGDTLEFRNKLQEDVKPALKDIVWAWQGNTVQSC; translated from the coding sequence ATGGAAACTAAGGGGAAAATTGTGATGAAAAAGTATGAACTAGGGAGATTGTTAGGGCAAGGTAACTTTGCTAAAGTTTACTATGCAAGGAACATTGAAACAAGCCAAAGTGTGGCAATTAAGGTGATTGATAAAGAGAAGGTTTTGAAAGTAGGGTTGATTGATCATACAAAGAGGGAGATATCAATTATGAACCTTGTTAAACACCCTAATATCTTGGAGCTTTATGAAGTTATGGCAAGCAAAACCAAGATTTATTTTGTTATGGAATATGCCAAAGGTGGTGAGCTCTTCAAGAAGGTGTTCAAAAGAAAATTGAGAGAAGACTTGGCAAGGAAGTATTTTCAGCAATTGATCAGTGCAGTCGATTTCTGCCATAGCAGAGGTGTTTATCACCGTGATTTGAAGCCTGAAAACTTGCTGCTCGATGAAAACGGTGATCTGAAAGTTTCGGATTTCGGTTTGAGTGCGCTTGCTGAGTCTAAGCATCAAGATGGGTTACTACACACAAGTTGTGGAACACCAGCATATGTGGCTCCTGAAGTTATAAACAGAAAGGGGTATGATGGAGCCAAAGCTGATATCTGGTCTTGTGGGGTGATCTTATATGTTCTTTTAGCTGGTTATCTGCCATTTAATGATTCGAATCTTATAGCCATGTATCGGAAAATAAGCACGGCAAACTACAAAATTCCTGACTGGTTTTCAACAGAAGTGACCAAGTTGCTGTCAAGAATCTTCAATCCTAATCCGAAAGCTAGAATTCCAATTGCGAGAATCATGGCAACCCCATGGTTCAGAAAGGGGTTTAACTCCAAACCAATTGAGAGAAAACCCGAAACAGAACAGGCCCCTCGCGATTTGGCTGCGGTTTTGGGTTCTGAGACTAACTACAATGCATTTGAAGCAAAGAAGCTCACTAATTTGAATGCCTTCGACATCATTTCGTCATCAAGCGGGTTCGATTTGTCGGGATTGTTTACAAAAAACGACGAGAAAAAGAAGGAAATACAGTTCACTTCCATGCATACGGCCTCTGCTATTACATCTAAACTAGAGGACATTGCTGAGAGTTTGAAGCTAAAAGTTAAGATGAAAAATGGAGGATTGTTGAAAATGGAAGGTTCAAATAGAGGTAGAAAAGGTGCATTGGCAATTGATGCAGAGATATTTGAGTTCACCCCTTCTTTTCATTTAGTAGAGATAAGGAAGTGCAGTGGTGATACATTGGAGTTTCGAAACAAGCTGCAAGAGGATGTTAAACCAGCTCTCAAGGATATAGTTTGGGCATGGCAAGGTAATACAGTGCAGTCGTGCTAA
- the LOC107916295 gene encoding 5-formyltetrahydrofolate cyclo-ligase, mitochondrial isoform X2, whose amino-acid sequence MSNNDQEADNLELVFKQKRIIRSNVRQTLKSMDPSLRSQEDDIIQSIVLEAPWFKSSKRLCAYISCSALREVDTSKLLSQILSPAPDGNKLQTAKILYVPRVEDKNSNMRMFNISRIDDLVANSMNILEPASVDADGNAREDVMHANDPVDLFILPGLAFDRSGRRLGRGGGYYDTFLKNYKELAKEKNWRLPLFVALSYSVQIMDEEVIPVTPNDVLVDALVSPTGVIPITSAALGRMKP is encoded by the exons ATGTCCAACAACGATCAAGAAGCTGACAATCTTGAATTGGTTTTCAAGCAGAAGCGGATCATCCGCTCCAATGTTCGCCAGACCCTCAAGTCCATGGATCCCTCCCTCCGATCCCAAGAAG ATGATATAATCCAGAGTATAGTTTTGGAAGCTCCATGGTTCAAATCAAGTAAGAGATTATGTGCCTATATAAGTTGCAGTGCTTTACGAGAAGTTGATACCTCTAAGTTGTTATCTCAAATTCTATCACCTGCCCCAG ATGGTAATAAGCTTCAGACTGCAAAGATACTTTATGTTCCTCGCGTGGAGGATAAGAATAGTAACATGAGGATGTTCAATATCTCGCGCATCGATGATTTAGTTGCGAATTCCATGAACATTTTGGAACCTGCTTCAGTTGATGCTGATGGAAATGCTCGTGAAGATG TGATGCATGCGAATGATCCAGTTGATTTGTTCATTTTGCCTG GACTTGCTTTTGACAGATCTGGAAGACGGTTAGGCCGTGGTGGAGG ATATTATGATACATTCTTGAAGAACTACAAGGAGCTTGCCAAGGAAAAGAATTGGAGGCTCCCACTCTTTG TTGCACTGTCTTATTCTGTGCAGATAATGGATGAAGAAGTAATACCAGTCACCCCAAATGATGTACTGGTGGATGCTTTGGTTTCCCCCACTGGAGTGATTCCCATTACCTCAGCTGCCTTAGGGAg AATGAAGCCTTAA
- the LOC107916297 gene encoding germin-like protein subfamily T member 2: protein MSAMASLLFHLLCCLTVFWLLPLPSHSADPDPLQDFCVANLSASISVNGFPCKPASEVTSDDFFFDGFTQEGNTTNAFASFLTPGNVLSFPGLNTLGISMNRVDFAPGGINPPHSHPRASEAGVVIEGKLLVGFVTTNNVYYSKVLTAGHMFAIPRGLVHFQLNVGDGKALAYTAFNSHLPGAAIVPLNLFASSIPNEVLTKTFQVDAELINTIKSKFRP from the coding sequence ATGTCTGCCATGGCTTCCTTGTTATTCCACCTACTGTGTTGCCTCACAGTTTTCTGGCTTCTTCCTCTTCCTTCTCATTCAGCTGACCCTGATCCATTACAGGACTTTTGTGTAGCAAACCTGAGTGCCTCTATATCTGTTAACGGTTTTCCTTGCAAACCAGCATCCGAAGTGACTTCAGATGACTTTTTCTTTGATGGGTTCACCCAGGAAGGTAACACCACAAACGCCTTTGCGTCGTTCCTCACACCTGGAAATGTCCTCTCATTCCCAGGGCTGAATACTCTTGGGATTTCAATGAACCGGGTGGACTTTGCCCCGGGTGGAATCAACCCTCCTCATTCGCATCCTCGTGCGAGCGAAGCCGGTGTGGTCATTGAAGGGAAGCTCCTCGTGGGTTTTGTGACTACTAACAATGTGTATTACTCGAAAGTCTTGACTGCAGGGCATATGTTTGCCATCCCTCGAGGACTGGTGCACTTCCAACTCAACGTCGGAGATGGGAAGGCACTAGCTTACACGGCTTTCAACAGCCACTTGCCCGGTGCTGCGATTGTTCCCCTAAATCTCTTCGCATCTTCTATCCCTAATGAAGTGTTAACCAAGACCTTCCAAGTCGATGCGGAACTTATCAATACCATAAAATCCAAGTTTAGGCCGTAA
- the LOC107916295 gene encoding 5-formyltetrahydrofolate cyclo-ligase, mitochondrial isoform X1: MSNNDQEADNLELVFKQKRIIRSNVRQTLKSMDPSLRSQEDDIIQSIVLEAPWFKSSKRLCAYISCSALREVDTSKLLSQILSPAPDGNKLQTAKILYVPRVEDKNSNMRMFNISRIDDLVANSMNILEPASVDADGNAREDVMHANDPVDLFILPGRCFCPVFCSVSLSFIFAFFNILLAMLLGLAFDRSGRRLGRGGGYYDTFLKNYKELAKEKNWRLPLFVALSYSVQIMDEEVIPVTPNDVLVDALVSPTGVIPITSAALGRMKP, translated from the exons ATGTCCAACAACGATCAAGAAGCTGACAATCTTGAATTGGTTTTCAAGCAGAAGCGGATCATCCGCTCCAATGTTCGCCAGACCCTCAAGTCCATGGATCCCTCCCTCCGATCCCAAGAAG ATGATATAATCCAGAGTATAGTTTTGGAAGCTCCATGGTTCAAATCAAGTAAGAGATTATGTGCCTATATAAGTTGCAGTGCTTTACGAGAAGTTGATACCTCTAAGTTGTTATCTCAAATTCTATCACCTGCCCCAG ATGGTAATAAGCTTCAGACTGCAAAGATACTTTATGTTCCTCGCGTGGAGGATAAGAATAGTAACATGAGGATGTTCAATATCTCGCGCATCGATGATTTAGTTGCGAATTCCATGAACATTTTGGAACCTGCTTCAGTTGATGCTGATGGAAATGCTCGTGAAGATG TGATGCATGCGAATGATCCAGTTGATTTGTTCATTTTGCCTGGTAGATGTTTTTGTCCTGTTTTCTGCTCAGTTTCTCTTTCTTTTATCTTTGCTTTCTTTAACATTCTTCTTGCAATGTTGCTAGGACTTGCTTTTGACAGATCTGGAAGACGGTTAGGCCGTGGTGGAGG ATATTATGATACATTCTTGAAGAACTACAAGGAGCTTGCCAAGGAAAAGAATTGGAGGCTCCCACTCTTTG TTGCACTGTCTTATTCTGTGCAGATAATGGATGAAGAAGTAATACCAGTCACCCCAAATGATGTACTGGTGGATGCTTTGGTTTCCCCCACTGGAGTGATTCCCATTACCTCAGCTGCCTTAGGGAg AATGAAGCCTTAA
- the LOC107916299 gene encoding WEB family protein At2g40480: MAVDPQNSPMEGFPATPKIREVRPESGFENFGFCTDPCRVPGGEPNSGIRRVSLRAEIDTSPPFGSVKEAVTRFGGNGHWVPLNKFGEYHGIEEFDLKKVEEQAAELEKDLIVKELETLDVLEELGTTKKIVEELKRQLQSEAMKCMNSTSPGLDSDDIKEMNKEYYGQVRIGYSKPCSISSPDSILMELKQAKLNLGKTINDLGVIQASVERLNKKMKKEKSLLEMTRERLTYKFAGLALKPQVGNNGNVEHSLNVSKGAFHNNGKPEQFKQMVDPTMNEVPRSMPLPGNEHSKPCIRTAEMRWIAAKKMEEAAMAAKALAVIEMKGLSSNENSSGFSLPEPEPSPRTPKVQRAEEVSSREAIHAMNKLAEANISKLTILRKLEEASEEVKHSKEALEEALNRVELANRKQLDAEEALRRMIPDQEQKKQVVYNATKINNFPLPHPHPHQHIPRSPLHDLNNQNPTVDDGANPALRPTVSMGDILSKKQVPTKGQTERQKVALSQMLHELREEHLAFSPKPGQKDDQKQYLNQRRKFGFIHISLPLPKQNKKKPQAVNTM, from the exons ATGGCAGTTGATCCTCAAAACTCCCCCATGGAAGGGTTCCCGGCCACACCTAAGATCCGGGAAGTGAGGCCTGAGTCCGGTTTTGAGAATTTCGGGTTTTGCACTGACCCCTGTCGTGTCCCGGGCGGTGAACCCAACTCGGGAATAAGAAGAGTGAGTTTGAGGGCTGAGATTGACACTTCACCTCCTTTCGGATCGGTTAAGGAGGCTGTGACCCGGTTTGGTGGCAACGGACATTGGGTGCCATTGAACAAGTTTGGAGAATAT CATGGAATTGAAGAGTTTGATTTAAAGAAAGTGGAGGAACAAGCAGCGGAATTGGAGAAAGATCTGATTGTGAAAGAATTAGAGACCCTTGATGTGCTTGAAGAACTGGGGACTACAAAAAAGATTGTTGAAGAGTTAAAGAGACAGCTGCAAAGTGAAGCTATGAAATGCATGAACAGTACTAGTCCAGGCTTGGATTCAGACGATATCAAAGAAATGAACAAGGAGTACTATGGACAGGTGAGAATTGGGTATTCGAAACCGTGCTCGATTTCGTCTCCAGATTCGATCTTGATGGAGTTGAAGCAAGCTAAGTTGAACCTTGGTAAAACTATCAATGATCTTGGGGTGATTCAAGCTTCTGTTGAGCGTCTaaataagaaaatgaagaaagaaaaaagtttaCTTGAAATGACCCGTGAGAGACTAACTTATAAGTTTGCAGGGTTGGCATTGAAGCCACAGGTTGGCAACAATGGCAATGTTGAGCATTCTTTGAATGTTTCAAAGGGTGCTTTTCACAACAATGGCAAGCCTGAGCAGTTTAAGCAAATGGTTGATCCTACAATGAATGAAGTTCCAAGATCAATGCCATTGCCAGGGAATGAACATAGCAAGCCTTGTATTAGAACTGCTGAAATGAGGTGGATTGCAGCTAAGAAGATGGAGGAAGCTGCCATGGCAGCAAAGGCACTTGCTGTTATTGAAATGAAGGGTTTGTCAAGCAATGAGAACTCATCAGGATTTTCCTTGCCGGAACCAGAGCCGTCTCCTCGAACCCCGAAAGTCCAACGGGCGGAAGAGGTTTCTAGCAGGGAAGCAATTCATGCAATGAACAAATTGGCTGAAGCAAACATCTCCAAGCTTACAATCCTGAGGAAACTGGAGGAAGCTTCAGAGGAAGTTAAACATAGTAAAGAAGCATTGGAAGAGGCTCTTAATAGAGTGGAATTAGCAAACAGGAAGCAACTTGATGCTGAAGAGGCTCTTAGGAGAATGATTCCAGATCAAGAACAGAAAAAACAGGTCGTTTACAATGCTACCAAGATCAACAATTTCCCTCTTCCTCATCCTCATCCTCATCAGCATATTCCTCGATCTCCATTACATGATCTAAACAACCAAAACCCAACAGTGGATGATGGAGCAAATCCTGCTTTAAGGCCAACAGTTTCAATGGGAGATATCCTCAGCAAGAAACAAGTCCCTACTAAAGGCCAGACTGAAAGGCAAAAGGTAGCTTTGAGCCAAATGCTTCATGAACTAAGGGAAGAACATCTGGCATTTTCTCCAAAACCTGGTCAAAAAGATGACCAAAAGCAGTATTTGAACCAGAGAAGAAAGTTTGGGTTCATCCACATATCTCTTCCATTGCCAAAGCAAAACAAGAAGAAACCACAAGCTGTAAACACAATGTGA